The following proteins come from a genomic window of Rutidosis leptorrhynchoides isolate AG116_Rl617_1_P2 chromosome 10, CSIRO_AGI_Rlap_v1, whole genome shotgun sequence:
- the LOC139871684 gene encoding uncharacterized protein, whose translation MGFGGVTKFEMEQHDEQQQQGVVCMGSSSSSSSPPPCEKLPPLLFSQKYPWFIVQNLEEDGIDTEFLSTLDDPPLVKYQCQIPELYGRRVRGCFHGWLILSNHPDNVMWSLWNPVSLKLVRFPPLILKDGDGKSIDECLLTGPPEDPDSVLLLRRCDAPTFVFCRLLNCKKKKRMRWTEMSYAKQLKRMTHDGQFLRSLTCCNDKIYAVISDCFIGHVLIQVDIVPVKGKGGEVIIQLVMFGACPVSESTRGRYDSFIKGYGTELFCVNVCYLWNTKKIVDVSLFRLDTSSIKSEDLECLKKWDVSGIIVEEVDFDEFEDLDITRLMWEEMNDLKDGIFFADLGRDGSIYYNPAVGFELGGGGGYIHIRDRMDEIVHLYHVRDRTIIPSPMPSRVVSTTHVSMWEGTRLEEDDVEAKCTTTFKQEKDARVVTLDEVLEHNGSRLLNIPFDVLRMIIMEQCVGVEYLNLRATCKLCRLAAPPIRWSNESSLRRLHNYLLNSPWLMVLDEHRGIVSFTDPVSGDNYFMKKNSDVLLSILENRIYCSRYGWLLFESRKFECPLFFNPFTKDVCKLPKSPGNIRSLCFSAPPNSSNNCIVAGFAYDGQWMFIYSVVGGGGGGAWEPSFWRIVRIGDSYDCKYSLTFIGRDVYALGKDGEVILFKNLGEGQVRKTILAKAPPPPISSSSSSSNAQYFLMNCDDEHLLLVIVGDEFGEVEVFKRNDDEDKWEKIDGIGKHTIYVGGTIYVGGGTTSVCVDAKTPEMENKIYFPQLVWYSLETHTYHTSSSDGGKIMKKCLGGFLGAKSHINFHAWIQPSWC comes from the exons ATGGGGTTTGGGGGAGTCACGAAGTTTGAG ATGGAGCAGCATGATGAGCAGCAGCAGCAGGGGGTGGTTTgtatgggttcatcatcatcatcatcatcaccaccaccatgtGAAAAGTTGCCTCCTTTATTATTTTCCCAAAAGTATCCATGGTTTATTGTTCAGAATCTCGAAGAGGATGGAATTGATACAGAATTCTTGTCTACACTAGACGACCCGCCGTTGGTTAAATATCAGTGTCAAATCCCCGAGCTTTATGGAAGACGTGTGCGAGGTTGTTTCCATGGCTGGTTGATTCTATCAAACCATCCAGATAATGTTATGTGGTCTCTTTGGAACCCAGTGAGTTTGAAGCTTGTACGTTTTCCCCCTCTGATTTTGAAAGATGGAGATGGTAAATCTATAGATGAATGTTTGTTGACTGGTCCTCCTGAAGATCCTGATTCAGTCCTTTTGTTAAGGAGATGTGATGCACCTACATTTGTCTTTTGCCGGTTATTAAATTGTAAAAAAAAGAAGAGGATGAGATGGACTGAAATGTCATATGCTAAACAGCTCAAGAGAATGACACATGACGGTCAATTTCTACGTAGCCTAACTTGTTGCAATGATAAAATATACGCTGTAATTTCCGATTGTTTTATCGGTCATGTGCTCATACAAGTTGATATTGTACCAGTAAAGGGCAAAGGAGGAGAAGTTATTATTCAACTTGTGATGTTTGGGGCTTGTCCTGTTTCCGAATCTACCCGTGGTAGATACGATTCTTTTATTAAAGGATATGGTACCGAATTGTTTTGCGTTAACGTTTGTTATCTTTGGAACACCAAGAAAATTGTTGATGTGTCTTTGTTTCGATTGGACACTAGTAGCATAAAGTCGGAAGATTTGGAATGCCTCAAGAAATGGGACGTGAGTGGTATCATAGTGGAAGAAGTCGATTTTGATGAGTTTGAAGACTTAGACATTACCCGACTTATGTGGGAAGAAATGAATGACTTGAAAGATGGTATCTTTTTTGCGGATCTTGGCCGTGATGGCTCCATATATTATAACCCGGCAGTTGGCTTCGAGTTAGGGGGTGGCGGTGGTTATATACACATCCGTGACAGAATGGACGAAATAGTACACTTGTACCATGTCAGAGATAGAACCATCATCCCGTCTCCTATGCCTTCGCGAGTCGTCTCAACAACCCATGTGTCCATGTGGGAAGGAACAAG GCTAGAAGAGGATGATGTGGAAGCTAAATGCACAACTACTTTCAAACAAGAAAAGGATGCGAGAGTAGTAACATTAGACGAGGTTTTGGAGCATAACGGATCACGCTTGCTCAATATTCCGTTTGATGTGTTGCGGATGATTATCATGGAACAATGTGTGGGTGTGGAGTACCTGAACTTGCGTGCTACATGCAAATTATGTCGTCTAGCTGCACCTCCGATACGTTGGAGCAACGAGTCATCATTAAGAAGACTGCATAATTATTTGTTAAACTCACCCTGGCTGATGGTTTTAGATGAACATCGAGGGATTGTCAGTTTTACGGATCCGGTGTCGGGTGATAACTACTTTATGAAGAAGAATTCAGATGTGCTATTATCGATTCTGGAAAACCGTATATATTGTTCGAGGTATGGTTGGTTGTTGTTTGAGAGCAGAAAATTCGAATGTCCGTTGTTTTTCAACCCCTTTACAAAAGATGTTTGCAAGCTTCCGAAATCACCCGGTAACATACGAAGCTTATGCTTCTCAGCACCACCTAATTCCTCTAATAATTGTATAGTTGCTGGATTTGCATATGATGGACAATGGATGTTCATCTACTCGGTagtaggaggaggaggaggaggagcttGGGAACCGTCATTCTGGCGTATCGtccgtattggtgattcttatgatTGTAAATATTCTTTAACATTTATTGGGCGAGATGTTTACGCATTGGGTAAAGATGGAGAAGTCATCTTATTTAAGAATTTGGGTGAAGGACAGGTTCGAAAAACTATTTTAGCGAAAGCACCACCACCACCGATAAGTAGTAGTAGCAGCAGCAGCAACGCACAATATTTCTTGATGAATTGTGATGATGAACATCTTTTACTTGTCATAGTGGGTGATGAGTTTGGAGAAGTTGAAGTATTTAAACGAAACGATGATGAGGATAAATGGGAGAAAATAGATGGTATAGGGAAGCACACAATATATGTTGGTGGTACGATATATGTTGGTGGTGGTACGACATCTGTTTGCGTTGATGCCAAGACGCCTGAAATGGAGAACAAGATCTACTTCCCACAGCTCGTGTGGTACTCACTTGAAACACACACGTATCACACATCATCATCCGATGGAGGAAAAATCATGAAAAAATGTTTAGGGGGTTTCTTGGGAGCCAAATCTCATATCAACTTTCATGCTTGGATACAACCAAGTTGGTGTTAA